The following is a genomic window from Mauremys mutica isolate MM-2020 ecotype Southern chromosome 4, ASM2049712v1, whole genome shotgun sequence.
gcaggccagcggcggggggggcagagccgtgtgctgcggggggggctctggctgtgcggaataaggcggggggggggctctggctgtgcgGAATaaggcgggggggcgctctggctgtGCGGAataaggcgggggggggctctggctgggcggaataaggcggggggggctctggctgtgcggaataaggcgggggggggctctggctgtgcggaataagggggggggctctggctgtgcggaataaggcgggggggggctctggctgtgcggaataagggggggggggagggagctgccgcGGGCAGTTTGCAGCAAACCCGCTTCGCTTTTGCCTTGCAGAGGAGCAGGTGCCTCCTGCGCGCCCGGTGCCCCCGCCTCGaagcgcagccccgccccccccccgccgggaagAAAGCGCCAGAAAAGGGGTTCGCAGGTCGGAGGGACCCGCCATGGGCTGCTCCGGCCCGGCCgcctcctgcctcctgctgctgctgctgggctcggCGCCCCTGCTGCGAGGTGAGGggccgcgggcgggggggggcagagatctggggctgcggggggggagaTGCCACCGGCTCTTTGTGcgcagggctggcgggggggtcGGGATTGGGGGGTCGGGGGGCCCGGGATTGGGGGCCTGGGGGGCCCGGGATTGGGGGGTCGGGGGGGCCGGGATTGGGGCGCCGGGATTGGGGGGTCGGGGGGGccgggattgggggtggggggggccgggTGGGGAGGCAAAGGCAGGAGCGAGGGGGGCTAGTGAACCGGTGACTCACTATAATTGCGGGTGCCAGACCCCCCACTAGGCACAGAGCCACCGGggcccccagcacagcccaggCAGCGCCCCCCATGCTCGCTGCAGGGCGCCGGGGGATGGGCGTTGCGGGggtgctggggctgagcaggggccgTGCCACAGGCTGTGGCCTGGGGGCGAGTGGGGGCGGTTCTGCTCTTGCCCCCAGACaaggggcaggaacccaggtgtccgggcctCGATTTTCCCTCCTAATTCCTAAGCAATTTCCACTGGATCCAGGATTCTCCTTCCTGGGCGCCTCGGGCCGGTCCCCTCTGGGGAGCGCCGGGGCGGGGcctcgctggggggggcggggggggcctcgctggggggggaggggcaggggccattccctccagggggcgccagctcccatcgGGGGCAGAGGCTGGGTCGTGTCAGGCGCTGGGTCTGGGCAGGGATCCCGTTCGAGAGCCGCATCCTCTAATGCGCCACATTCCGAGCAATTAGCGTCTGGCCGGCAGCTGCCCAGGCCTGTCACCCGCCTGCGCCCCGCGGGCCGGAGCTGTCACAGCCGGCTCGTCACGGCAGCCCAGCCGCGCATGTGGGAGACAGACACagcgctgcccctcactcccgacccgcagcccctgccagccctgccggtgcccctcactcccgacccgcagcccctgccagcccagccctgccggtgcccctcactcccgacccgcagcccctgccagccctgccagcgcccctcactcccgacccgcagcccctgccagccctgccagcgcccctcactcccgacccgcagcccctgccagccctgccggtgcccctcactcccgacccgcagcccctgccagcccagccctgccccccccagccctgccagtgcccctcactcctgacccgcagcccctgctagcccagctctgccccccagctctgccggtgcccctcactcccgacccgcagcccctgccagccctgccggtgcccctcactcccgacccgcagccccttccagcccagccctgctcccagctctgccggtgcccctcactcccgacccgcagcccctgctagcccagctctgccccccagctctgccagtgcccctcactccccccccgctGGCCCCgcgagcccagcccctcccccccagctctgccagtgcccctcactcccgacccgcagcccctgccagcccagcccggcccccccggctctgctggtgcccctcactcccgacccgcagcccctgccagcccagccctgcccccccaactctgccggtgcccctcactcccgacccgcagcccctgccagccccgccccccccagctctgctggtgcccctcactcccgacccacagcccctgccagcccagccctgcccccccagctttggtggtgcccctcactcccgacccgcagcccctgccagcccagccctgcccccccccagctctgctggtgcccctcactcctgaccctcaGTCCTCGTGGGCCCAatgctgggctagcaggggctgcgggtcgggagtgaggggcacgggcagggctgggggggctgcaggtcgggagtgaggggcaccccagtgctggaggggggcagggctgggctggcaggggctgcgggtcgggagtgaggggcaccggcagggctgggggggctgcaggtcgggagtgaggggcaccccagtgcttgggggggcagggctgggctggcaggggctgcgggtcgggagtgaggggcaccggcagggctgggggggctgcgggtcgggagtgaggggcaccaacaGGGCTGCGGGGTCTCTGTCTTGTTTAACCCCTCGCTCCTCGCAGGGCTGCCGCTGAAGGATGTGTCGCCcgtgaccccctccccacagctggaAGTCTCCTTGCCGGGGGTCCAGGCCAGCggctcagccctggggggctccGCGCCTCCCCCTGGGGTCCCCGAGGGTCTGTCTGAGCTGCTGCAGGGTGTCCTGCTGAAGAAGGAGTTTCTGGGGCAGGCCGAGCCCCTCCCCGGTGAGTCCCCCCTCCGCTGtgtgagggggcactggggggggacaCTCACTGGAGTGGGGGCTGttctgtgggggggttgggagtggctgggggagagggtgggaaattgggggtgggggcggctcTCGGGGAAAGTGGGTGGGATcaatgggggaggagaaggaggttgGGGAGGGTCGCatacatggggcaggggggctgggggaggattgggggagaggggtgggggctcaggagcAGTGGGGTGGCTTGGTGGCGGGTTGGGGGAGACAAGTGGAGATGGGGGCTagttgggtgggggctgggctgctctcaCCGCCTGCCCCCCTCTCTCCTCAGGCAGCCTCCCGGCCTCGCTGTCGCCCCCCCAGCGCCTGGACCCCGGGGTCCTCGGCACAGACACGGCCTCCCCGCTCACCACGGcggtgctgcccccccagcccgccGCCTCGGGGGGCCCCGGCTTCCTCACCACCCCCCCGGGCTCCACCGCCGCCCCCCTtcgcctgctgccccctcccgcgGGGGGCGACGAGGGGGGGCATGTTGCCATGACAACCTACGTCCCCGAGGGCGATGAGGAAACCACGACAACGCTCATCACTACGACGACCATCACCACGGTGCACGCGCCCGGTGAGGCTtcagggactggctgggggggcgggggatggagcaggggcctttcccctcttgggggccccggtcccagccccagggcagggattggctggctcggggtgcgggggggaatTCCAGGTGTGTCTGACTCAGTTCCCCCTTCCCATAGTGCTTTGCAATAACAGCGTCTCGGAGGTGGAGGGCTACGTGGAGTCCCCGGATTCCGCGGGGGCTGCGTCCTACGGGGGGCTGGACTGTAGCTACCGCATCCGGGTCTACATGGGCTACGGGGTCGAGGTGCAGgtaaggggggcaggggtggcgGCTGGACTGGGAGGGGGAcaattggggggcgggaggggccagtccggggggctggggaggttgggggtgagggggggcctggtgctgaccctgctcccccccaggtgCAGACGCTGAACCTGTCCAAGGACGACTCCCTCACCGTGGAGGGGCTGGGCGGCGAGACGCCGGCCGTCCTGGCCAACCAGTCCCTGATGGTGGAGGGTCAGGTGATCCGCAGCCCGACCAATCAGGTGCTGATCCACTTCCAGAGCTACCACGCCACCCCCCCCAGCGTCTTCAGGTTCCACTACCAGGGTAAGGGCCGCCCCTTTAAGGGGTGGGAGGGGACCGGTTCCACCATCCCTTTAAGAGGGGGGAGTAGGTGCTTCCCTGCCCCTTTAAGGGGTGGCCATTGGACTGTTTCCTCTGCCCCTTGAACAAGGAAGAGTCTACGTTGGCTGCCGCCCCTTTAAGAGGCGAATGGTTGAAAGGCCCCCTTGTCTTAAAGGGGATGACTCCTCCCAGCAAAGAGGCGGACACAGGCGAGTCCCCCATCCCTTTAAGAGAGCAAGGGGAGGAGGAGCAAATGTATGTTCCCTTAAAGGGGAGGAGCGAATCGTGGTGTCCCTTTAAGAGCAGAGAGATGACTCCCACCGTCCCTTTAACGGGGGCCAAATGCAACAAATGTTCCTCTTCCCCTCCAACGGCACCACCCCTTTAAGAAGCCAAGCAGCACCGTCCAGCTGCCCTTGAATAGGCAGCTCcagagtaatttttttttgtccccCAGACAGTTATTTTATTCCGGTTTTTGTCCTCCAGACGGAAATGGTTTTCCTCTCCTCACCCgtgtctctccctccccagcctttCTGCTGAGCTGCGGCTTCCCCAGCCGGCCGGAGAACGGGGACGTGAGCGTCACCGACCTGCACCCCGGCGGCGCCGCCACCTTTAAGTGCGAGCTGGGCTTCCGCCTGCGGGGGGAGGAGACCCTGATCTGCCTCAACGTCAGCCGCCCCCGCTGGAGCGGCGCCAGCCCCAGCTGCGTGGGTGAGCCCCAccggggaggggcccggggggctgggggctggggggagggggaaactgggggtgcaggggagcccCGTGGGGGGGCCAGCTCcatccctcacccctgcccctccccccagcggcCTGCGGGGGGGCCGTGCGGAACGCCTCCCACGGGCGCATCGAGACCCCCGAGGGGCCGGGCGGGCGCGGCGCCAACCTGACCTGCCGCTGGCTCCTGGAGGCGCCGGACGGGCAGCGGCTCCACCTGCACTTCGAGCGCCTGGCGCTGGACGAGGACAACGACCGGTGAGGGGGCCGGACTCGGGGGGGGCAGTGACCCTGGCTGGGGATCGAGACACCAGTGGGGGGtacaggggagatgggggaggggcaggagtgcgGAGGGACGTtgggggcctgggggagggggcagcgggtgggggggagttggggggcacgGGAGGCAGAAAGTGGgtgtggagggaggtgggggcagggggccgggtggaagtggggtgcagaggaggtggggggccgggcggaggtggggcagaggccccgccccctgacccccccgccctcccaggCTGGTGATCCGCAGCGGCAGCAGCCGACTCTCCCCCCTGATCTACGACTCGGACATGGACGACGTGCCGGAGCGCGGCCTCCTGAGCGACGCCCAGACCCTCTTCCTGGAGCTCGTGTCCGAGAGCCCCGGCGCCCCCCTCATCCTGGGGCTGCGCTACGAGGGTgagagccccgcccccgagctCCCCAGggggcccccctgccccccgccagccccccgggctccccacgggccccctgccccccgccagccccctgggctccccacggggcccccccttcccccccccagccccccgggctccccatggcccccacggggcccccccttccccccacccgccccccgggctccccatggccccccttccccccaccaaccccccgggctccccatggcccccccgggctccccacgggccaccccttccccccggcagccccccaggctccccacggggcccccctgccccccgccagccccccgggCTACCCAGGGGGCCCCCCTGCCACCCGCcagccccccgggctccccacgggcccccccttccccccaccagccccccgggctccccatggcccccccctgggctccccacggcccccccttccccccgccagccccccgggctccccccggggcccccccttcccccccccagccccccgggctccccatggccccacgGGCTCCCCAtgggcccccccttccccccacccgccccccgggctccccctggcccccccGTGCTCCCCAtgggcccccctgccccccgccagctccccgggctccccacgggccccccctgccccccgccagcccactgggctccccacagggcccccgtgcccccccgggctccccacggggccccccttccccccgccagccccctgggctccccacgggccccccccccccgcccccttgcaCTGTCCCAACCCTGCCTCCTGGTGGCCAGGCTGGGCAGTGcaacccctgctgccccctggtggccaggccgggcaccacagccccctgctctctctcccactggctccctctgctggcagcCTTCGACGAGGATCGGTGCTACGAGCCGTTCCTGGCGCACGGGAACTTCAGCACGTCGGACCCGCTGTACCGGGTGGGGGCGCAGGTGGAGTTCGCCTGCAGCGCCGGGTacgtgctggagcagggcccagcCACCATCGAGTGCGTCGACCCCTCGGACCCGCATTGGAACGAGAGCGAGCCCACCTGCAAAGGTaacgctcctcactcccgacccgcagcccccgccccccgcggtgctcctcactcccgacccgcagcccccgcggtgctcctcactcccgacccgcagcccccgcccccgcggtgctcctcactcccgacctgcagcccccgcccccgcggtgctcctcactcccgacccgcagcccccgccccccgcggtgctcctcactcccgacccgcagcccccgcccccgcggtgctcctcactcccgacccgcagcccccgtcccccacgggtgctcctcactcccgacccgcagccccgttAACACTGGTGCTCTCCGCAGCgctgtgtgggggggagctgtcAGACCCCGCCGGTGTGGTGCTCTCCCCCGACTGGCCCCAGAGCTATGGCAAAGGCCAGGACTGTGTCTGGAATATCCGGGTGCAGGAGGAGAAGCGGGTCCTGTTGGACGTTGAAATGTAGGTACCGACCCCACCCCGAggaccctgctcctccccctctctctcagactgcccagcccccccccatcttTCCTCTGTCATGATCCACTTACCTCCATCATCCCATTGTTCTCACCAACTGTGCTGTCAGgtatcccaccgctaccaccaatATCCCCCGTCGCTCCCCTGGCCCCCGACTCCCTAATCCCCCGTCGCTCCCCTGGCCCCCGACTCCCTAATCCCCCATCGCTCCCCTGGCACCAATATCCCCCGTCGCTCCCCTGGCCCCCGACTCCCTAATCCCCCGTCGCTCCCCTGGCCCCAGTCTGACTCCGGCCCCCTGACGCCCCCCCCGCCCGCACAGCCTGAACATCCGGAAGAGCGACGTGCTGACGGTGCTGGACGGCGAGGACCTGACGGGCCGGGTGCTGGGGCAGTACATGGGCACCCACCCCCGCTTCCGCCTCTACACCTCGGCCAGTGCCGCCACCCTGCAGTTCCAGTCGGACCCCAGCGACCCCCTCTTCGGCCTCAGCCAGGGCTTCCTCATCCGCTTCTCTGGTAGGGCCCGCGGGGGCGGGGACtgaggcagcagggggagggatcacaggGAGACACAAGGGGGTCggatggaggggggatggggaacgggggcggggaaaggagcacTGGGGGTGCTCTGAGGCAGCAGGagatgaggggtggggggctgaaggGGGGCCCAGAATGGAGGAGGGTGTGGGCCAGGGGGTGGCAGGAAGggaaccctgccccccctcacctctCCGTCCCCAGAGGTGCCCCGGAACGACACATGCCCGGAGCTGCCAGAGGTGGAGTTTGGCTGGCGCACGGCCTCGCACGCGGCTGCCATCCGGGGCACGGTGCTCACCTATCAGTGCGAACCAGGCTACGACATCGTGGGCTCCGACATCCTCACCTGCCAGTGGGACCTGGCCTGGAGCAACAGCCCCCCCACCTGCCAGAAGAGTGAGTGACCCCTGTCCCCCCGGGACCCTTAGCTCCATAGGCTGTCTTTCgatcccacttctgccaccaaCAGTGCAGCCAGGCATCCCACCCCCATGGGCCTGCGTTTGGATCTCACCCCTGCTACCAATGGCACGGCCAGGTATCCCTCTGTCCCTCTCATTCCTGTCTTCTCACTTGCCATCTCCTCCCCGCATCCCCCATTATCCCTTGTCTACTTAACAAGGTAGCCTGGTATCCCCACTGCTACTGCGGCACAATCAGGGATCCCATAGTACCACCAACAGAGTGGCCAGGTGTACCAAGTCCCCCGGCCACCACAGCCAGCCatcccactgctgccaccagtAGCACAGCTGGGTATCTCACCACTGCCACCAGTCCTTAGGCTACCTCAGGCTGGGGCTCAGTGCCAAGGTGCCTGCCTTTTGCACCAAAACGGGGAGTCCACTCCCATTGCTGAGACCCATCCTAGGGCTCACCCTGTCTGGGGAGAGCCCATGCTGGGAGAGCAGGAGGGACGGACCTGCCTCTCTCTGAGGCTCAGAGCCAAGCTTTCCGGTTGGAATCTCACCACAGTGCCAAGAGAGTATCCCCTCCCTACGACGAGACCCCCCGGCCAGGGCTGGTGGAGTGAGGTATCCCACTGCTACCACCACTATTGACCAAATCCCCAGCTAGGGCTGGAggccaggttgtgagttcaaatccCATCTCAGACACAGGAAGAGGGGAGCGTCCTTCCCTCCTGCAGGGGACCTGTCACAAATCTAAAGGGAAGGATAAGCAGCTTTCTGTATCCAGCACTATAAAGTCCCtactggccagaggcacaaaatcctcttACCTATAAAAGGTTAAGGAGCTCAGGtcacctggctggcacctgacccaaagaaccaataaggggacaagatactttcaaatctggggggggctgggggctttgtctgtctgttctgggtGCTTGCAGGAGACGGATCAAGAAAGCAGGCAACCCAACTCCAGTAGAATTAGTAAGTACTAGCAAGGGAAGGCGTTAGCTGACTTTTatttctctgtgctgagagggaggcgtattcctggttttctttttgtaacgttaaagttttgcccagagggaaaccctctgtgttttACATCTGACCGACCCGTGAGATTAGCTTCATTCTCATTGTACAGAGGTGCTGCTTTTACCGcttttctttctaataaagttctgtgttttggggtttttttaaatctgattgtttttatttagtgtcctaaaaaaagCCCCGTGGTTGGTCTGTGctcatcttgtttattctcaagcctccccaggaacgGGGGtgaagggcttggggggatattagGGTGGAGTAGGAACTCCAAGTGCTCCTTCCCCTGAGTTTTGTCTAATCactgggtggtggcagcgataccgtccaagggcagggaagggaatttgtgccttggggaagttttgaacctaagctggtagaaataagcttcggggtctttcatgcgggtccccacatctgtaccccagagttcagagtggggagagaaCCCTGACAGGACCTTAGCCACAAAGTTCCAGGTTGGGTGTCCTACATCTCACACCAGTGATGGTGTTGTGGTCCCTGCCACCATCTCAGGGGTGGGGTCACAGCTCCCACCACCCAGGCCAATGACAGACTCTTGGGATCCCACTTCTGACACCAGTTTAGTGCTTCAGACCAAAGTCACGGTTGAGTCACTGTCCTAACTTGGGGGAGCCCTAGTATGTGTCTGGGTGTCTCATACTGTGttgctccctccccccattgttCTCGCCCCACAGTCGTGAACTGCGCTGACCCAGGGGAGATCACCAACGGGAAGCGAAGCGTCTCAGACCGACGCTTCTCCATCGGCTCCCACGTCCAGTACTTCTGCCATGAGGGCTATGTGGTGGAGGGGAGCAGCACCCTGACCTGCTACAACCGCGACACCGGAACCCCCA
Proteins encoded in this region:
- the SEZ6L2 gene encoding seizure 6-like protein 2 isoform X2; the encoded protein is MGCSGPAASCLLLLLLGSAPLLRGLPLKDVSPVTPSPQLEVSLPGVQASGSALGGSAPPPGVPEGLSELLQGVLLKKEFLGQAEPLPGSLPASLSPPQRLDPGVLGTDTASPLTTAVLPPQPAASGGPGFLTTPPGSTAAPLRLLPPPAGGDEGGHVAMTTYVPEGDEETTTTLITTTTITTVHAPVLCNNSVSEVEGYVESPDSAGAASYGGLDCSYRIRVYMGYGVEVQVQTLNLSKDDSLTVEGLGGETPAVLANQSLMVEGQVIRSPTNQVLIHFQSYHATPPSVFRFHYQAFLLSCGFPSRPENGDVSVTDLHPGGAATFKCELGFRLRGEETLICLNVSRPRWSGASPSCVAACGGAVRNASHGRIETPEGPGGRGANLTCRWLLEAPDGQRLHLHFERLALDEDNDRLVIRSGSSRLSPLIYDSDMDDVPERGLLSDAQTLFLELVSESPGAPLILGLRYEAFDEDRCYEPFLAHGNFSTSDPLYRVGAQVEFACSAGYVLEQGPATIECVDPSDPHWNESEPTCKALCGGELSDPAGVVLSPDWPQSYGKGQDCVWNIRVQEEKRVLLDVEILNIRKSDVLTVLDGEDLTGRVLGQYMGTHPRFRLYTSASAATLQFQSDPSDPLFGLSQGFLIRFSEVPRNDTCPELPEVEFGWRTASHAAAIRGTVLTYQCEPGYDIVGSDILTCQWDLAWSNSPPTCQKIVNCADPGEITNGKRSVSDRRFSIGSHVQYFCHEGYVVEGSSTLTCYNRDTGTPKWSDRVPKCVLKYEPCLNPGVPENGYQTLYKHHYQAGESLRFFCYEGFELIGEVTITCVPGHPSQWTSQPPLCKVAYEELLDDRKLEVTQTTDPSHQMEGGNIALAIFLPIILVILLIGGIYVYYTRFQGKSLFGFSFSSSHSYRPITVESDFSNPLYEAGDTREYEVSI
- the SEZ6L2 gene encoding seizure 6-like protein 2 isoform X1, whose product is MGCSGPAASCLLLLLLGSAPLLRGLPLKDVSPVTPSPQLEVSLPGVQASGSALGGSAPPPGVPEGLSELLQGVLLKKEFLGQAEPLPGSLPASLSPPQRLDPGVLGTDTASPLTTAVLPPQPAASGGPGFLTTPPGSTAAPLRLLPPPAGGDEGGHVAMTTYVPEGDEETTTTLITTTTITTVHAPVLCNNSVSEVEGYVESPDSAGAASYGGLDCSYRIRVYMGYGVEVQVQTLNLSKDDSLTVEGLGGETPAVLANQSLMVEGQVIRSPTNQVLIHFQSYHATPPSVFRFHYQAFLLSCGFPSRPENGDVSVTDLHPGGAATFKCELGFRLRGEETLICLNVSRPRWSGASPSCVAACGGAVRNASHGRIETPEGPGGRGANLTCRWLLEAPDGQRLHLHFERLALDEDNDRLVIRSGSSRLSPLIYDSDMDDVPERGLLSDAQTLFLELVSESPGAPLILGLRYEAFDEDRCYEPFLAHGNFSTSDPLYRVGAQVEFACSAGYVLEQGPATIECVDPSDPHWNESEPTCKALCGGELSDPAGVVLSPDWPQSYGKGQDCVWNIRVQEEKRVLLDVEILNIRKSDVLTVLDGEDLTGRVLGQYMGTHPRFRLYTSASAATLQFQSDPSDPLFGLSQGFLIRFSEVPRNDTCPELPEVEFGWRTASHAAAIRGTVLTYQCEPGYDIVGSDILTCQWDLAWSNSPPTCQKIVNCADPGEITNGKRSVSDRRFSIGSHVQYFCHEGYVVEGSSTLTCYNRDTGTPKWSDRVPKCVLKYEPCLNPGVPENGYQTLYKHHYQAGESLRFFCYEGFELIGEVTITCVPGHPSQWTSQPPLCKVAYEELLDDRKLEGHLNYRHKGLITQTTDPSHQMEGGNIALAIFLPIILVILLIGGIYVYYTRFQGKSLFGFSFSSSHSYRPITVESDFSNPLYEAGDTREYEVSI